In Aedes albopictus strain Foshan chromosome 3, AalbF5, whole genome shotgun sequence, the following are encoded in one genomic region:
- the LOC134284128 gene encoding G-box-binding factor-like isoform X1 yields the protein MPQGIPPGIPQGISPGIPQGIAQGIPSGIAQELHQVFLQEFHKEFYQVFHQEFHKEFHQECHQEFHQEFHHEFHKEFHQVFHQEFHKEFHQKLHKDLDQEFYQVFHKECHQEFHKEFHQECHQEFHQEFHHECHKESHQEFHKNCTRYSFRNSTRNSTRNSTRYSTRNFTRNSIRNYTRIWIRNSTRYSTRSATRNSTKNSIRNSTRYSTRNFTRNSARNATRNSTRNSTMNSTRNSTRNSTGNCTRYSTMNSTYNSTRNCTRNSTRNSTKNSTRNSNRNSTRSSTRNFTRNFTRNSTSDSTRNSSMNPMTFTENQ from the coding sequence atgccacaaggaattccaccaggaattccacaaggaatttcaccaggaattccacaaggaattgcacaaggaattccatcaggaattgcacaAGAATtgcaccaggtattcctccaggaattccacaaggaattctaccaggtattccaccaggaattccacaaggaattccaccaggaatgccaccaggaattccaccaggaattccaccatgaattccacaaggaattccaccaggtattccaccaggaatttcacaaggaattccatcagaaattacacAAGGATTTggatcaggaattctaccaggtatTCCACAAGGaatgccaccaggaattccacaaggaattccaccaggaatgccaccaggaattccaccaggaattccaccatgaatgtcacaaggaatcccaccaggaattccacaagaattgcaccaggtattccttcaggaattccacaaggaattccacaaggaattccaccaggtattccaccaggaatttcacaaggaattccatcagaaattacacAAGGATTTggatcaggaattccaccaggtattccacaAGGAgtgccaccaggaattccaccaagaattccataaggaattccaccaggtattccaccaggaatttcacaaggaattccgccaggaatgccaccaggaattccacaaggaattccaccatgaattccacaaggaattctacaaggaattccacagggaattgcaccaggtattccaccatgaattctacatataattccaccaggaattgcacaaggaattccaccaggaattccacaaagaattccactaggaattctaataggaattccacaaggagttccacaaggaatttcactagaaatttcacaaggaattccaccagtgactccaccagaaattcctccatgaatcccaTGACTTTCACCGAGAATCAATAA